From Lagopus muta isolate bLagMut1 chromosome 12, bLagMut1 primary, whole genome shotgun sequence, one genomic window encodes:
- the CTCF gene encoding transcriptional repressor CTCF: MEGEAVEAIVEESETFIKGKERKTYQRRREGGQEDEACHIAPNQADGGEVVQDVNSGVQMVMMEQLDPTLLQMKTEVMEGAVPQETEATVDDTQIITLQVVNMEEQPINLGELQLVQVPVPVTVPVATTSVEELQGAYENEVSKGGLQEGEPMICHTLPLPEGFQVVKVGANGEVETLEQGELQPQEDPNWQKDPDYQPPAKKTKKNKKSKLRYTEEGKDVDVSVYDFEEEQQEGLLSEVNAEKVVGNMKPPKPTKIKKKGVKKTFQCELCSYTCPRRSNLDRHMKSHTDERPHKCHLCGRAFRTVTLLRNHLNTHTGTRPHKCPDCDMAFVTSGELVRHRRYKHTHEKPFKCSMCDYASVEVSKLKRHIRSHTGERPFQCSLCSYASRDTYKLKRHMRTHSGEKPYECYICHARFTQSGTMKMHILQKHTENVAKFHCPHCDTVIARKSDLGVHLRKQHSYIEQGKKCRYCDAVFHERYALIQHQKSHKNEKRFKCDQCDYACRQERHMVMHKRTHTGEKPYACSHCDKTFRQKQLLDMHFKRYHDPNFVPAAFVCSKCGKTFTRRNTMARHADNCSGLDGGEGENGGETKKGKRGRKRKMRSKKEDSSDSEENAEPDLDDNEDEEETAVEIEAEPEVEPEAPAPPPSKKRRGRPPGKAATQTKQSQPAAIIQVEDQNTGEIENIIVEVKKEPDAETVEEEEEAQPAVVEAPNGDLTPEMILSMMDR; this comes from the exons ATGGAAGGTGAAGCAGTCGAAGCCATTGTGGAGGAATCAGAAACTTTTATCAAGGGGAAAGAGCGCAAAACCTATCAGAGACGCCGCGAGGGAGGGCAGGAGGACGAGGCTTGTCACATAGCTCCCAACCAGGCAGACGGAGGGGAGGTGGTGCAGGATGTCAACAGCGGCGTGCAGATGGTGATGATGGAGCAGCTGGATCCAACTCTTCTTCAGATGAAGACTGAAGTAATGGAAGGTGCCGTGCCTCAGGAAACGGAGGCTACGGTGGATGACACGCAGATCATAACGCTTCAGGTTGTTAATATGGAAGAGCAGCCTATAAACCTTGGTGAGCTTCAGCTGGTCCAAGTACCCGTTCCAGTGACTGTACCCGTTGCCACCACATCTGTGGAAGAACTTCAGGGAGCTTATGAAAACGAGGTTTCCAAAGGAGGCCTGCAGGAGGGAGAGCCCATGATCTGTCACACCCTGCCTTTACCAGAAGGCTTCCAGGTCGTGAAGGTGGGTGCTAATGGAGAGGtggagacactggaacaaggGGAACTTCAGCCACAAGAAGATCCCAATTGGCAAAAAGATCCAGACTATCAGCCAccagccaaaaaaacaaagaaaaacaagaagagtaAGCTTCGCTACACCGAGGAGGGCAAGGATGTGGATGTCTCTGTGTATGACTTcgaggaggagcagcaggagggcttATTGTCTGAGGTCAATGCAGAGAAGGTGGTGGGCAACATGAAGCCACCTAAaccaacaaaaattaaaaagaaag GTGTAAAGAAGACATTCCAGTGTGAACTGTGCAGTTACACTTGTCCACGCCGTTCCAACTTGGACCGCCACATGAAAAGCCACACTGATGAAAGACCACACAAGTGCCACCTCTGTGGCAGGGCATTTCGGACAGTCACGTTACTGAGGAACCACCTCAACACTCACACAG GTACTCGCCCTCACAAGTGCCCAGACTGTGACATGGCCTTTGTGACCAGCGGGGAGTTGGTGCGGCACCGCCGTTACAAACACACCCACGAGAAGCCCTTCAAATGCTCCATGTGTGACTATGCCAGTGTGGAG GTTAGCAAATTGAAACGCCACATTCGTTCTCACACTGGAGAGCGTCCGTTCCAGTGCAGCTTGTGCAGCTATGCCAGCAGGGATACCTACAAACTGAAGAGGCACATGAGGACCCACTCTG GAGAGAAGCCATATGAATGTTACATCTGCCATGCTCGCTTCACTCAAAGTGGTACCATGAAGATGCACATTCTGCAGAAGCACACGGAGAACGTGGCCAAATTTCACTGTCCTCACTGTGATACTGTGATAGCGAGAAAGAGTGACTTGG GTGTTCATTTGCGAAAGCAGCATTCCTACATTGAACAGGGCAAGAAGTGTCGCTACTGCGACGCTGTGTTCCACGAGCGCTATGCCCTCATCCAGCATCAAAAGTCTCACAAGAACGAGAAGCGCTTCAAGTGTGACCAGTGTGATTATGCGTGCAGGCAG GAGCGGCACATGGTCATGCACAAACGGACCCATACTGGAGAAAAGCCTTATGCCTGTAGCCATTGTGATAAAACCTTCCGTCAGAAACAGCTCCTTGATATGCACTTCAAACGATACCACGACCCCAACTTCGTCCCTGCTGCCTTTGTCTGTTCCAAGTGTGGTAAAACATTCACTCGCAGG AACACAATGGCCAGACATGCTGATAACTGTTCTGGCCTAGATGGTGGGGAAGGAGAGAATGGAGGAGAGACAAAGAAGGGCAAACGTGGCCGAAAGAGGAAGATGCGCTCTAAGAAAGAAGATTCCTCTGATAGTG AGGAAAACGCTGAACCAGATTTGGATGATAACGAAGACGAAGAGGAGACAGCAGTAGAAATTGAGGCTGAACCAGAAGTTGAGCCGGAGGCTCCTGCACCACCTCCCAGTAAGAAGAGGAGAGGGAGGCCACCAGGCAAAGCTGCCacccaaacaaaacaatccCAGC ctgcagcaatcATTCAGGTTGAAGACCAGAACACTGGTGAAATCGAAAACATCATAGTTGAAGTAAAGAAAGAACCTGATGCAGAAACAgtagaggaagaggaggaagctcAGCCTGCTGTAGTGGAAGCTCCAAACGGAGACCTCACTCCTGAGATGATTCTCAGCATGATGGACCGGTGA